The segment AAAGGCCCAGAGCGTCGTTGGCGGCGGCGTTCACCTGGGCCTGGTAACTGGCCTCGAGGATCTCCTCCACGGGCATGGCCCGGGTTTCCAGGCGCGGGGCATTCCCCGCGGTGTGGTCCGCCCCCTGGGCGGTGACCATCATGGTGATCCCCGTAGCCTCCACCACCCTGGGATCGTAGGCGCTGATGGCCTGGCGCTTGATGACGGGAACCCGCTTAAGCCCAAGCGCCTCCCCCACCCGGGCGGTGCCTTGGGCCAGGAAGCGGGCCTCCTCACTCGGGGTGTAGAGGGCTTTGAGCCTGGCCTCCATAAAGGCATAGTCCCCCCAGTCCGCCTCTCCCTTTTCCATGAAAAGGGCCAAGGTGGCCCCGGTTTCGATGGTGTCCACCCCCAGGTCGTTGGCCAGGCGATTGAGGCGGGCGAGCTGGTCCGGGTCGGCGAGACCACAGTTGGTGCCCAAGAGGCCGATGGTCTCGTACTCCAGGGGAGAAACCACCTCCTCCCCTTTTTCGTCCACGATGACGTTGGAGCACTGGATCACGCACCCCGGCATGCAGGCGTGGGTGTGTTTCCCTCCCCGGGCCTTGTTGAGGGGAGCGATGTACTGGCCACCCATGCGAAACTCCTCCGGGGAGGCGAGCTGGCCCTGGCGAAAGTTCCTCACCGGCAGGCCCCCAAAGGCATTCTGGAAGTCCGCCATTCCCATGGTGCCGATAGCGTTGTAGAACTGCATCACCAAGGGGTCCTGGCGCAAAAGCTCCGCATAGCGGCGGATGGCCCCGGTGACCTTGGGCTTGTCCCAGACCTCCACCTTCCCCGGCACCTCCACCACGATGGCCTTGACCCGCTTAGCCCCCATCACCGCCCCCACGCCCCCCCGGGCGGCCAGGCGGGAGGGGCGGCCATCCGTGTCGGAGAAGGCGATGCCGGAAAGGAGGCCCAGATACTCCCCCACCGGCCCCAAAAGGGCGAAAGCGATCCTCCTGCCATAGGCAGCAAAGAGCTTGGCCGCCGCCTGAAAGTTGCCGAGACCGAGGAGGTCCTCCGCCGGGTCAAAGAAGACCTGGTCCTCCCGGGTGATGCGGAGGACCACCCAGTCGGGGCTCGCCCCCTCGAGGACCAGGTGGGAAAGCTTCATCTGGCCTAGGGCGTAGCCAAAGGTGCCGCCCCCGTTGGCCTCCTTGATGCCCAGGGTCAGGGGACTTCGCGTGCCCACGCTGGTGCGGTTGGCGTTGGAAAAGCCCGTTCCCGCCAGGGGACCTATGGCGAACACCAGGGGGTTCTCCGGGGAAAGGGGATCCATGCGGTAGGCCTCCCGCTCCAGAAGAAGCCGGCCCGTGCGGTAGCGGCCGCCATAGGCCACCTCCTCGGGGGAGGCCGTCTGCCAGTAAACCCGTTTATCCGTAAGGTCAACCCTCAAAGACCGCCACACCATCCACCTCCACGCGTACCACCCGGGCCTCCTCCGGGTGGGTCAAAGGATTCTCCGAGAACACCACAAGATCCGCTGGCTGTCCGGACCAAAGGCGCAGGGCCTCGAGGCCACTGGCTTCCGGAGGGGTGTGGTAGAACAGGGAGCACAACATCGCTTGGGCCGCCTCTCTGCCCTTTAGCCTATTCCTCCACCCGCCTTACCTCCAAGCCCCGAAGCCGGTTCACCGCCGCCCCCAGCTCTAGAGGGCGCACCTCCGCCACCTCGGGGGCCTCTTCCAGGGAGAAAAAGTCCTCTACCCCTCCCAGTACCCCCTCCACCAGCTTCCGCAAGGGCGTCTTGCCGTCCGCCTGCCGCCAAAGCCGCTGGAACCATGCCCCCAAAGCCCGCACCTGGGCGTTTTCAAAAAGGTCCAGGGCGGACAGGTCCACCACCTCCTCCCCGTAAACCAGCTCCCTGAGGCCCCGACCCTTCACCCGGGCCTTCCTGCCCCGCCTGGGATCAAAGCTTTCGGGCAAGGGAGCCCGGGAAGCCACGGCAAGGGGATACCGAGGCTCGCCGAAAGCCCGCCCCGTGGGATGGGCTTGGGCAATGGCCTGGGCCTCAAGGGTGGCCTCCCTCGGCCGGTACTCCTCCAGAAGCAAGACCGTGTCCGCCAGGTCCAGGTAATCCCCCACCCCACCCACCACCAGGATCAGGCTCACCCCTTTGGCCTTCAAATCCCGCACCCGGTCCAAGAGGGGGGTGAGGGTTTCCCGCCTCACCAGGGCCTGCATGCGGGCATCGCGCACCAGGAGGTTGGTGGCGGAGGTGTCCTCGTCCAGGAGAAGCACCTGGGCACCCAGCTCCAGGGCCTCCAGGATGGCGGCGGCCAGGCTGGTGGAGCCCGAGGCATCCTCCGTGGAGAAGAAGGAGGTATCCTGGCCTAGGGGAAGGTCGTGGACGAAGGGCCTTAGGTCCACACCCTTCACGCTTCGGCCGTCTTCCGACTGGACCCGATGCGCCAGGGCATGGGTCACCACCCATTCCCGCCCATCTCCCGGGATATGGGGATACACCCCGTGCACCAGGGCCTCGAGGAGGGTGGTCTTCCCATGGAAGCCTCCGCCGGTGATGAGGGTGAGCCCTTGGGGAAGCCCCATGCCCAAGACCTCCCCCGCGTGGGGTACCCGAAAGGAAACCCGCAAGGAAGGGGGGCTTTGGAAGGGGACCGCACCCCTTAAGGGTCTTTGGCTCACCCCGCTTTCCCGGGGGAGGACAGCCCCATCCCCCACGAAGGCCACCAGGCCCCTTTGGGAAAGGTTTTCCTGAATGTGGGCGAAGTCCTCGGCCTGGTGGACGTGGGCAAGAAGCCCCCTCCCGTCCAGCTCCCCCAAGAAAGCCGAGAGGTGCTCTATGAGCGCCCGGAAAAGCCTCGCCGCCTCCTTGCCCAGAATCCTTCGGCCCGAGGCAGGAAGCCCCACCCGGAAACGCAGATAAAGCGCCTCCTGGCCAAGATGGGCCCCAGCCCGCCGCAACACCTTGGGGCTTTCCACCTCCACCAAGACCCTCCCCGAGTGCCCGCTCCCTCCGAGAAAGGGCAGGTGGCGGAACCGGGCCTTGAGGGCCCTCAGAAGGAAGTCCTCCACCGCCACGCGGCCCGTAGGGTGGCGGTAAACCCGAAGTTTCTCCACCGCCTTGGCCGGATAGCGCACCTCCAAAACGCTTGGGATGGCGAAGGGATCCCCCTGCACGTGGACAAAGCGAAGGTCAAACCCCTCACCCCTCCAGGTTCCCTTTAGATCCTTGTAAAAAGGGTAAGGCCTCCCCTCGAGGGAGGCCAGGAAAGGGAAAAGCTCCTCCAGCCGCCGCACCCTTCCAGGTTAGCCCAAAGCCTCCACCTCCACCTGCCTGAGGGCACGGGAAAGGCGCTCCACACCTTCCAAGAACTCCTCCTCCTTTATGGTGAGGGGTGGGGCCACCACCAGGATGTTGTGCTTGGCCAGGAGATAAACCCCCTCCTGCCACAAGGCCTTTTGCAGGGCCTGCATGGCCGGGCTAAAGGGAGCGTGCCAAGGGGAAAGGGGTTCTTTAGTATCCCGGTCCCGGACCAGCTCCACGGCGTAAAAGGCCCCGAGCCCCCGGACATCCCCCACCACGGGATGCCGGTCCTGTAGGGTCTTAAGGCTTTCCCGGAAGAAATCCTCCATGGCCAAAACCCGCTCAAAGAGACCTTCCTCCCGGTAGGCCTCGAGGGCGGCCAGCCCCGCCGCCACCGCCAAGGGATGCCCGGCGTAGGTATGCCCGGTGGGCAAGGGATTCTCGTCAAAGTAGCGGGCCAGGGTCTCCCGCAGGAGCACCCCTCCTAAGGGCACGTAAGCGGAGGTGACCCCCTTGGCGAAGGTGATGAGGTCGGGCGCCACGCCAAACCTTAGGGCGGCAAAGGCTGCCCCAAGACGCCCAAAACCGGTCATCACCTCGTCAAAGACCAGAAGGATGCCATGCCGGTCGCATAGGGCCCGCACCCCCTCGAGGTACCCTTCCGGGTAGACGATGACCCCATTGGAGCCCACCACGGGCTCTAAGAAGATGGCCGCCACCCGCTTGGGATCCTCGTGGAGGAGAATCCTCTCCAGATGGTCCAGGGCCCGGGCGGTTTCCTCCTTGAGGTCTTCCGTGTAAAAAGGGCTCCGGTAGGGATAGGGGGCGAAGAAGTGGACCACCCCGGGGACGGTGCCTGGCTCCGCTGGCCAGCGGCGGTTCTCCCCGGTAAGGCTGGCGGAGGCGTGGGTGGCCCCGTGGAAGGACCGGTAGGCGGCAAGGACCTTGAAGCGGCCCGTAAGGTGGCGCACGAACTTCAGGGCGTCCTCGTTGGCCTCGGTGCCCGAGGGGGTGAAGAAGACCCTGGCCCCTTCGGGCCAGGGGGAGAGGTCGGACAAGGCCTTGGCGAGAAGGGCCCGCTTATCGTGGAAAAGGCTAGGGGCCGCATAGGCCAAGGTGGCCGCCTGCTCGGCAATGGCCCGCACCAGCCTAGGGTGGCCATGGCCCAGGTTCAAGGCCACCAGGCCGCTGGAAAGGTCCAGGTAACGCCGCCCCTCCTCGTCGTACAGCCAGACTCCCTCACCCCGCACCACCAAGGGGGAGTTAAGGGGAGCCTGGGCCACCCAGGGGGTAAGGACGTGCTTCTTGTGGAGGGCTTTTAGGCTCATTTCCCCCTGAGTATACCCTGCTCCCTTATAAGCCCGAGGACAGCTCAGGGAGGCTTGCAGGTATACCGATAATGGTTTATCATTACTTCATGCTACGGCTAGCCCTGCTGCTCCTCCTCCTTTCCCCCGCCTGGGCCCAGGTGCAGGTGGCGGCCACCACCCCCATCCTGGCTGACCTGGTGTCCCAGGTGGGGGGGAACCGGGTCAAGGTAGAAAGCGTGGTCCCCCCGGGGGCCGACCCCCACACCTTCGAGCCCACCCCCAACACCGCCAAAAACCTGGCCCGAAGCCGCCTCCTCTTCGCCAATGGTCTGGGCCTCGAGGCCTTCTTACCCAAGCTGCAACGCCTCCTCCCCCAAGGCGCCCGGGTGGTGAAGCTGGCGGAAGGGCAACCCGGCCTTATCTGCCAGGAGGAACATCCAGAGGAAGGGCCGGGGGAACGGGAGCACGCCCACGGCCCCTGCAACCCCCACCTGTGGCTGGACCCCACCTACGCCCTGCGCTATGCCGAGCGCATCACCCAAGAACTCGCCCAGGTGGACCCCCAGGGAAAGGCCATCTACCAGGCCAACCTAAAGCGCTTTAGGGCGGAGGTGGAAAAGCGCGATAAGGCCTTCCAAGCCTGCAACCTAAAGGGCCTCAAGGTGGTCACCCAGCACGATGCCTTCGCCTACTTTGCCCGTCGGTACGGCCTGCGGGTGGTGGGGAGCCTCACCGCCTCGGGGGTGCAGGAGGCGGGAAGCCGGACCTTCCTCACCCTCCTGGAGCGAGCGCGCCGGGAGGGGGTAAAGCTGCTCCTGGCCGAACCCCAGTTCCAAGGAACCGCCCTCAAGGCCCTGGCTGAGGCCCTGGGAGCCCGCATCGCGGTGCTCTACACCGACACCCTGGACCAAAAGGTACCCACCTACCTGGCCCTTTTGGACCACAACCTCAAGGCCCTGTGCCCATAATGGAGGCATGGGGTTTAAGGAAGTCTTCGGTGCCCTGCCCGAGGCCAGCGCCCAGGCCCCTGGGCGGGTGAACCTCTTAGGGGAACACACCGACTACCAGGAGGGCTACGTCCTTCCCACCCCCCTCCCCTACTTCACCCAGGTGGAGGCGGCCAAGGCTGAGGGCCGGGTGGAGGCCTACAGCGAGGAGCTCAAGGAGCTCAGGGCCCGGCCTTTGGAAAGCCCGGCCCAAGGGGACTTTCTGGACTACCTCCTGGGGGTAGTCTGGGCCCTGAGGGAGGCGGGGTACGAGGTTCCTGGGGCTCGCTTTTATGTGCGGAGCAGGGTACCCATGGGGGCGGGGCTTTCCAGCTCGGCGGCCCTCGAGGTGGCGGCGCTAAAGGCCCTGCGCCTCCTCTACCGCCTGCCCCTTTCCGACAAGGAGGTCGCCCTTTTGGGCCAGAAGGCGGAGGTGGAGTACGTGGGGGTGCGCTGCGGCCTCATGGACCAGATGGCCGCAAGCCTGGGGGAGGTGGGCAAGGCCCTTTTCCTGGACACCCGCACCCTGGACCACGAAAACCTTCCTCTACCCCCAGGGGTGCGGGTGGCGGTTTTGGACCTGGGGTTAAAGCGGCGCCTAGCGGAGGCGGGGTACAACGAGAGGCGCCTCGAGGCGGAGGAGGCGGCGCGGAGGCTAGGGGTGCACTCCCTTAGGGACGTGGCCGACCTCTGCCTGGTGGAAAGCCTGCCCTCCCCCCTGGACAAGAGGGCGCGGCACATCGTGGGGGAAAATCTGAGGGTGCTCCGAGGGGTGGAGGCCTTGCGCAAGGGGGACCCCCAGGCCTTCGGCGAGCTCATGGTGCAAAGCCACCGCTCCCTCTCCCGGGACTACGAGGTGAGCCTCCCGGAACTGGACACCCTGGTGGAGGAGGCCTTGAGGGCCGGGGCCTACGGGGCCAAGCTCACGGGGGCAGGGTTCGGCGGGGCGGTGGTGGCCCTGGTGCCCGAAGACCGCATGGAAGGTTTCCAAAAGCACCTCCTCTCCCGTTTTCCCCATCTCCGCATCCTTTGACTGACCTAACCCCCTCGGCCAGGTAAGCTAAGGGCATGGAAAAGCCAAGCCTCCTCCCCCTCCTGGACGCCCGCCTTCCCCTAAGCGAGGAGAAGGTGGCCGAGGCCGCCCGGCTTGCCGGGGTACCCCTGGCCCAGGCCTGGGGGGTGGTGCGCTACTACCCCCGGTACCGGGGCTTGCCCCAGGGGAGGCTTTTGGTGGACGATCCCGTGGCCCGGGCCCGGGGATTCGCCCGCCTCCTAGAGGGAGCCGACGGAACCCATCCTCCCTTGGGCCTCGAGGCCCTCTCCCCCATCCACGTGCGGGTGGAGGGGGAAGAACGCTATGTGGAATGGGAGGGCCGGCTCATCCCCTTTAAGGAGTTCCGCCTTCCCTTCGCCCTGGGACAGGGAAACCGGCTCCTTCCCCCCGAACCCATCCTGGAACTTGACCAGTATGAAGCGCTGGGAGGGTCGGTGTTCTTGCGGAGGGCCTTGAAAAACCTCCTAGCCCCGGAAGCCATCCTCCAGGCTGTGGAGGAGGCCGGGCTTTTGGGCCGGGGAGGAGCCGCCTTTCCCGCCCACATCAAGATGCGGGCCGTGGCCCGGGGGGAACCCCCCAGGTATCTGGTGGTGAACGCCGACGAATCGGAACCGGGCAACTTCAAGGACCGCTTCCTCCTGGAGCACCATCCCTTCCTGGTCCTGGAGGGAGCGCTTTTGGCCGCCCTGGCCGTGGGGGCAAGCCAGGTTTTCCTCTACGTGCGGGATGAGTTCGAAGCCGCCATCCTGGGCCTGGAAAATGCCATCCGCCAACTTGGGGAAGCTGGCCTCCTTCCCGTTCCCACCGAGGTCTTCCCAAGCGGGGGCCTCTACATCTGCGGCGAGGAAACCGCCCTTCTGGAGTCCATAGAGGGCAAAAGGGCCGAGCCCCGCTTAAAGCCCCCTTTTCCCGTGGAAAAAGGCCTGTGGGGAAGGCCCACCCTGGTGCAAAACGTGGAAACCCTGGCCAACCTGCCCCTGATCCTGAGGGAGGGCCCGGGGACCTGGCGTCAAACGGAGCCCAAACTCTTCTCCGTCACCGGGGACGTGGCCAGGCCAGGGCTTTACGAGCTTCCCCTGGGAACATCCTTGGAAGACGCCTTACAGAGGGCTCAAGGTGAACCGGAGGCTTTGAAGGCCGTACTCCTGGGCGGAGCCGCCGGGGTGTTTACCCGCGATTTCACCTTCCCTTTGCGCTACAAGGGTAGGCTCCCCTTGGGAGCCGGCGCCATCGTGGCCTTCGGAAAGGAGGTGGACCTATGGGAAGTCCTTTTGGGCCTGGCCGAGTTTTTCCGGGAGGAGTCCTGCGGGGAGTGCTTCCCCTGTCCTTTGGGCACGGCGGTACAGGTGGAGATGGTGAGGCGGCGGGAGAGGAACCCGGACCTGGTTCACTCCCTGGGGCAAACCCTCAAGGGAAGCCTGTGCGGACTGGGCCAGTCCGCCTACTGGGCCTACCAAAGCCTGTTGGAGGTGGAAGGTGCGGCTTAAGGTGAACGGACAAGAGGTGGAGGTCCAGGAGGGAACCCTCCTCCTGGAGATCACGGATCCTCCCCACCTGTGCTACCATCCCCACACGGAAACCCGGGGGCTTTGCCGCCTCTGCCTGGTGGAGGTGAATGGCCGCCTGCTTCCCGCCTGCGCCACCCAGGCCCAGGAGGGCATGGAGGTGCGAACGGACACGGAAGACCTCCGCACCTTGCGCAAAACCCTTTTGGAGTGGCTGGCCCTTTTCACCGACCTCAGCCTGGCCCCGGGGCTCCAAGGGCTTCTCGAGGCCTACGGAGCCCACCCTGGGCGCTGGGGACGGGTGCCCGAAACCCGGAAGGAACGGGAGCCCATCCGGGACAATCCCTTCTTCCTTAGGGACTACGCCAAGTGCATAAACTGCCGCCGCTGCGTGGACGCCTGCGGGGAGGGGATCATGGGGGTTTGGGCCCTGACCTTGGAGGGAAGGGGCCTTCTGGCCCACCCCACCACCCCCCTGGACCGGCCCCTTCCCGAAACCCCTTGCGTCTTCTGCGGCAACTGCATCCAGGTTTGCCCCACGGGGGCCCTAAGGCCCCTGAGCATGGAGGTGTAGGATGCGCACCACGTGCCCTTACTGCGGTGTGGGTTGCCAGGTGGAGCCCGAGATCCAAGGAGGCCGCATCCTCCGGGTGCTGGCCCCGGACATCCCCCCCAACCACGGGGCTCTCTGCGTGAAAGGCCGCTTCGGCCTGGACTTCCCCTTCTCGGGAAAGCGCCTCCTCTACCCCATGGTGCGGGAAGACCGTCGCCAAGCCTTCCGCCGGGTTAGCTGGGACGAGGCCCTGGATTATACGGCAAGCCAGCTTCTCGCCGTGCTGAAAAGGCGAGGACCCGAGGCCATCGCCATCTTCCCCTCCGCCAAGACCACCAACGAGGAGGTCTATCTTACGCAGAAACTGGCCCGCGCTCTCCTCTCCACCAACCACGTGGACCACTGCTCCAGGCTTTGCCACTCCTCCTCCACCGTGGCCCTTTCCCGTTCCCTGGGCGGGGCCAGCATGACCAATCCCATAGAGGACATCTGGAAAACCGATCTCTTCCTGGTGGTGGGCTCCAACACCACGGAAACCCACCCCGTGATTGGGGCCATGATCAAGAAGAGGGTGCGGCAGGGAGCAGGGCTCATCGTGGTGGACCCCCGTTACACCGGCATGGCCGAGGCCGCCACCCTGTGGCTACGGGTACGCCCGGGTACCGACCTCTTCCTCCTGAACGCCATGGCCCGGCACATCCTCGAGGAAGGCCTTTGGGACCAAGGATACGTGGAGGAGCGCACCGAGGGCTTCGCCGAGTGGCGGGCCTCCTTGGAGCCCTACACCCTGGAGGAAGCCGAGCGCATCACCTCTGTGGAAAAGGAAAAAATCGCTCTGGCCGCCCGGCTTTACGCCACCACGAAGAGGGCGGGGGCTTACTGGGCCATGGGGGTCACCCAGCACACCAAGGGCACCGCCACCGCCCAGGCCCTGGTGAACCTGGCCCTTCTCACGGGCAAGGTGGGCAAGGAAGGAGCGGGCCTCAACCCCTTACGGGGGCAGAACAACGTGCAAGGGGCGGGGGATATGGGGGCCCTGCCCGATGTCTTCCCCGGGTACCTGAAGGTGTCGGACCAAGCGGCCAGGAAACGTTTTGAAGCCCTCTGGGGGGTGGAATTGAACCCCGAGCCGGGCCTGCGCATGACCGAGGTCTTCGAGGGGATCCCCAAGGTGGAGGCCATCTACCTCATCGGGGAGGACCCCGTGACCAGCGAACCTTACCAGGACCACCTGAAGGCCAAGCTGAAAGCCCTCCCCTTCCTTGTGGTGCAGGACATCCTGGAAAACGAAACCACCCCCTTCGCCCACGTGGTCCTGCCGGCGGCCAGTTTCCTGGAAAAGGACGGAACCTTCACCAACACCGACCGCAGGGTTCAGAGGATTCGGAAGCTCCTGGACCCACCGGGAGAGGCCCGGCCCGATTGGTGGATCGTCCAGGAGCTGGGCAAGCGCCTGGCCCGGGCCTTGGGCCGTCCCTGGGCCCTCTATCCTGGCCCCGAGGCCATCTGGGAGGAGGTCCGCCGGGCCATTCCGGAGATGATGGGCGGGATCACCTACCGCCGCCTGGAAGGCGAGGGCGTTCGCTGGCCCTGCCCCCACGAGGACCATCCCGGCGAGGCGGTGCTCTTCCGAGAGCGCTTCAACACCCCCTCGGGGAAGGCCCGCTTCTTCCCCGTGCACTTCACCCCCCCGGCGGAAACCCCCTCCGAGGAGTACCCCTTTACCCTCTCCACCGGCCGGGTCCTCTTCCACTGGCACGGGGGTACTCTAAGCCGCAACAGCCAACTCAAGGAAGCCTACCCCGAACTCAAGGTGGAGGTGAACCCCAAGGACGCCCAAAGGCTTGGCATAGGCGACGGGGAGGTGATCCAGGTGGTGAGCCGTCGGGGGCGCATCCAGGCCCGGGCCTGGGTCACGGAGCGCACCCCTGAAGGGGTGGTCTATGCCCCCTTCCACTTCGCCGAGGCCCCAGCCAACCGCCTCACCCTGAATGCCCTGGATCCCTTCAGCCGCATTCCTGAGTACAAGGTGAGCGCAGTGCGACTGGAGAAGCTGGACTGAGAACCTCCCTAAGCTTTCTTAAGCGGTGGGGAAGGCGAAGCTTTCGTAGCCCAGCTCGGCCACGGAGAACCAGCGGTACTGTTCGTTGCGGAAGGCCCAGTAAGCGGAGTACACCTTGCGGTAGGTGGCGTCCTTGGCCGCCTGCTCCTCATAGAGGGCCTGGGCCTCCTCGAGGGCTTTCTTCATGATCTCCCCCGGCCAGCGGCGCAGGCGCACCCCCGCCTTAAGGAGGCGGTTCAAAGCCGGAGGGTTCTCAGCGTCGTACTTGGCCATCATGGTGAGGTTGACCTCGGCGGCGGCCACCTGGAAAGCCTCCTGGAACTCCTTGGGAAGCCGCTGCCACTCCCTTTGGGCCACCAGGAAGGAAAGCTGGGCGCTGGGTTCCCAGAAGGAAGGGTAGTAGTAGTAGCGGGCCACCTTATAAAAGCCCAGCTTCTCGTCGTCGTAGGGGCCGGAGAACTCGGTGGCGTCTATGGTGCCCCGCTCCAGGGCCGGGTAGATATCCCCAGCGGCCAGGGTCTGCGGCACCACCCCAAGCCGCCCCATGACCATGCCCCCAAGGCCGGGGATGCGCATGCGGATCCCTTTGAGGTCGGACAGGCCGCGGATTTCCTTGCGAAACCAGCCCCCCATCTGGGTCCCGGTGTTGCCCCCGGGGAACTGCACCACGCCGAAGTCCGCATAGACCTGGCGGAGGAGCTCCAAGCCCCCGCCGTGGATCATCCAAGCGTTGTGCTGGCGGTAGGTCATGCCAAAGGGGACGCCGCCATCGAAGGCCAGGGCCGGGTTTTTACCCACGTAGAAGGGCCCATAGGTGTGCCCCGCCTCCACCGTGCCCTGTTGCACCGCGTCCAGCACTTGGCCGCCCGGGACGATCTCCCCTGCCTGGTAGGCGCGGATCTGGAAGCGGCCCCCGGTGAGCTCCGCCACCCTCTTGGCCAGATCCTCCGCACCGCCATAGAGGGTATCCAGGCTCTTGGGGTAGCTGGAAACGAGCCGCCAGCGCACCTGCGGGGCGGCCTGGGCAAAGGCCTTATAGGAAAGGCTTGCCGCTAAACCCACCCCCACCCCTTTGAGAAACTGCCTCCGCCTCATACCTGCCTCCTTTGCGCGTATAAGTATACACCACCCCGGGCCACCCCCAACCCCGCTAACCCTCGCCCCCGGCCAAGAGGCGGTCCACCTGGGCCAACAGGGTCTGGGCCTCAAAGGGTTTCCCCAGAAAGGCCTGGGCCCCCGCCTCGAGGGCCTCCCGCCGGCTTTTCTCGGAAACGCTGGCGGAAAGGGCCAGGATGGGGGTAAAGAGGCCCAAGGCCCGCATCTTTTGGATCACCTCGAGGCCCGATACCCCGGGCATCACCAGGTCGCAGACCACAAGGTCATAGGGCTCGGAAAGCTTCTCCAGGGCCGCACCCCCAGAAGGGGCCCAGTCCACCCGGTGCCCGGCCCGCTCCAGGATGCGGCGCACCAGGTGGGCCACCAAGGGTTCGTCCTCAACCAGAAGGATGCGGGCCATATACGGGTAGGATAACCCTGAAAAGGCTTCCCTTGCCCTCCTCGCTTTCCACCTCTATCCGGCCCCCATGGGCCTCCACGATGTGCTTGGAAATGAAAAGGCCAAGCCCCGTGCCTGAAATCCCCCGGGTCTCTGCGCTCTTGGCCCGGGCGTAGCGT is part of the Thermus caldilimi genome and harbors:
- the galK gene encoding galactokinase, whose protein sequence is MGFKEVFGALPEASAQAPGRVNLLGEHTDYQEGYVLPTPLPYFTQVEAAKAEGRVEAYSEELKELRARPLESPAQGDFLDYLLGVVWALREAGYEVPGARFYVRSRVPMGAGLSSSAALEVAALKALRLLYRLPLSDKEVALLGQKAEVEYVGVRCGLMDQMAASLGEVGKALFLDTRTLDHENLPLPPGVRVAVLDLGLKRRLAEAGYNERRLEAEEAARRLGVHSLRDVADLCLVESLPSPLDKRARHIVGENLRVLRGVEALRKGDPQAFGELMVQSHRSLSRDYEVSLPELDTLVEEALRAGAYGAKLTGAGFGGAVVALVPEDRMEGFQKHLLSRFPHLRIL
- a CDS encoding metal ABC transporter substrate-binding protein, with the protein product MLRLALLLLLLSPAWAQVQVAATTPILADLVSQVGGNRVKVESVVPPGADPHTFEPTPNTAKNLARSRLLFANGLGLEAFLPKLQRLLPQGARVVKLAEGQPGLICQEEHPEEGPGEREHAHGPCNPHLWLDPTYALRYAERITQELAQVDPQGKAIYQANLKRFRAEVEKRDKAFQACNLKGLKVVTQHDAFAYFARRYGLRVVGSLTASGVQEAGSRTFLTLLERARREGVKLLLAEPQFQGTALKALAEALGARIAVLYTDTLDQKVPTYLALLDHNLKALCP
- a CDS encoding aldehyde ferredoxin oxidoreductase C-terminal domain-containing protein, producing MWRSLRVDLTDKRVYWQTASPEEVAYGGRYRTGRLLLEREAYRMDPLSPENPLVFAIGPLAGTGFSNANRTSVGTRSPLTLGIKEANGGGTFGYALGQMKLSHLVLEGASPDWVVLRITREDQVFFDPAEDLLGLGNFQAAAKLFAAYGRRIAFALLGPVGEYLGLLSGIAFSDTDGRPSRLAARGGVGAVMGAKRVKAIVVEVPGKVEVWDKPKVTGAIRRYAELLRQDPLVMQFYNAIGTMGMADFQNAFGGLPVRNFRQGQLASPEEFRMGGQYIAPLNKARGGKHTHACMPGCVIQCSNVIVDEKGEEVVSPLEYETIGLLGTNCGLADPDQLARLNRLANDLGVDTIETGATLALFMEKGEADWGDYAFMEARLKALYTPSEEARFLAQGTARVGEALGLKRVPVIKRQAISAYDPRVVEATGITMMVTAQGADHTAGNAPRLETRAMPVEEILEASYQAQVNAAANDALGLCVFGGSVTHKQVEFVVKSLNAALGTNLSPAFWRELGEGVLRLEHRFNHLAGFTHQDDRLPGFFYEEPLPPKGYTARFRPEDLGPLYERLDHGS
- a CDS encoding aminotransferase class III-fold pyridoxal phosphate-dependent enzyme, giving the protein MSLKALHKKHVLTPWVAQAPLNSPLVVRGEGVWLYDEEGRRYLDLSSGLVALNLGHGHPRLVRAIAEQAATLAYAAPSLFHDKRALLAKALSDLSPWPEGARVFFTPSGTEANEDALKFVRHLTGRFKVLAAYRSFHGATHASASLTGENRRWPAEPGTVPGVVHFFAPYPYRSPFYTEDLKEETARALDHLERILLHEDPKRVAAIFLEPVVGSNGVIVYPEGYLEGVRALCDRHGILLVFDEVMTGFGRLGAAFAALRFGVAPDLITFAKGVTSAYVPLGGVLLRETLARYFDENPLPTGHTYAGHPLAVAAGLAALEAYREEGLFERVLAMEDFFRESLKTLQDRHPVVGDVRGLGAFYAVELVRDRDTKEPLSPWHAPFSPAMQALQKALWQEGVYLLAKHNILVVAPPLTIKEEEFLEGVERLSRALRQVEVEALG
- a CDS encoding ABC-ATPase domain-containing protein is translated as MRRLEELFPFLASLEGRPYPFYKDLKGTWRGEGFDLRFVHVQGDPFAIPSVLEVRYPAKAVEKLRVYRHPTGRVAVEDFLLRALKARFRHLPFLGGSGHSGRVLVEVESPKVLRRAGAHLGQEALYLRFRVGLPASGRRILGKEAARLFRALIEHLSAFLGELDGRGLLAHVHQAEDFAHIQENLSQRGLVAFVGDGAVLPRESGVSQRPLRGAVPFQSPPSLRVSFRVPHAGEVLGMGLPQGLTLITGGGFHGKTTLLEALVHGVYPHIPGDGREWVVTHALAHRVQSEDGRSVKGVDLRPFVHDLPLGQDTSFFSTEDASGSTSLAAAILEALELGAQVLLLDEDTSATNLLVRDARMQALVRRETLTPLLDRVRDLKAKGVSLILVVGGVGDYLDLADTVLLLEEYRPREATLEAQAIAQAHPTGRAFGEPRYPLAVASRAPLPESFDPRRGRKARVKGRGLRELVYGEEVVDLSALDLFENAQVRALGAWFQRLWRQADGKTPLRKLVEGVLGGVEDFFSLEEAPEVAEVRPLELGAAVNRLRGLEVRRVEE
- a CDS encoding NADH-ubiquinone oxidoreductase-F iron-sulfur binding region domain-containing protein; its protein translation is MEKPSLLPLLDARLPLSEEKVAEAARLAGVPLAQAWGVVRYYPRYRGLPQGRLLVDDPVARARGFARLLEGADGTHPPLGLEALSPIHVRVEGEERYVEWEGRLIPFKEFRLPFALGQGNRLLPPEPILELDQYEALGGSVFLRRALKNLLAPEAILQAVEEAGLLGRGGAAFPAHIKMRAVARGEPPRYLVVNADESEPGNFKDRFLLEHHPFLVLEGALLAALAVGASQVFLYVRDEFEAAILGLENAIRQLGEAGLLPVPTEVFPSGGLYICGEETALLESIEGKRAEPRLKPPFPVEKGLWGRPTLVQNVETLANLPLILREGPGTWRQTEPKLFSVTGDVARPGLYELPLGTSLEDALQRAQGEPEALKAVLLGGAAGVFTRDFTFPLRYKGRLPLGAGAIVAFGKEVDLWEVLLGLAEFFREESCGECFPCPLGTAVQVEMVRRRERNPDLVHSLGQTLKGSLCGLGQSAYWAYQSLLEVEGAA
- a CDS encoding 2Fe-2S iron-sulfur cluster-binding protein, which produces MRLKVNGQEVEVQEGTLLLEITDPPHLCYHPHTETRGLCRLCLVEVNGRLLPACATQAQEGMEVRTDTEDLRTLRKTLLEWLALFTDLSLAPGLQGLLEAYGAHPGRWGRVPETRKEREPIRDNPFFLRDYAKCINCRRCVDACGEGIMGVWALTLEGRGLLAHPTTPLDRPLPETPCVFCGNCIQVCPTGALRPLSMEV